The genomic stretch GCGCTCGAGCTGGCCTTCCGCTGGATAGTAGCCCCCGTAGCCTCGATGAAGAATCGAGAAATGCAGCCCTGCGCTGTCGAAGAGCTGCAGGAACGGGGATTTCAGGAATTTAAAAGGTTCCACCGGCTTTCCCCTGAAATGAAGGGCGGTAGTGACCACTCTTTGCGAGCGGGAAGCGGGGTCAAGCAGGGATGAGAAGATCCGGAACATCTCGCGGTAGATCCTGTCCTGCAGACCTTCGAGGGCATCCTCTGGCTGGCAGAAATGCTCGAGCGCCCCGTTCGCAATGATCCCGTCGAAGTTTCCTTTCAGATGGAGGGGAAGCTCTCTGTAATCAGAAAGCACGACAGAAAGCCCTTTCGCGCGGCATGCCGCCCACTGATCCTCTGAAATGGTCACGCCGGTCGCATTTATTCCCCGCTTGCGCGCGGCCGCCAGCAGAGTGCCCAGACCGCAGCCGATTTCCAGCAGTCTGAAACCAGGACCCGCGTTGAGCTCATCGAGGAGATACTCATGCTGCCGCCTCTGGGTCGCGCAGAAATCCTCGCTGGGATTTCCATCGTAGATTCCCTCTGTGTAGTCCTCCACTCCGGCCAGGGTTGAGATGCCGGTAAGACTGTAGCAGAGGCGCACAGTCTGTGCTGTTTCAACATAGCCTGCCTTGTGAGTATTCTGCTCTAAAACGAGTGCGTCCATAGTCATAGAAAAAACTCCCTGTTGGTGCTTCGACCTAAAGTGCGTTTCAGTTCTTCGACAATAGTTCTGTGAGGCAGGAGTTCTTCTTTTCTCCCTTTCGGTGAGA from Candidatus Eremiobacterota bacterium encodes the following:
- a CDS encoding class I SAM-dependent methyltransferase, producing MTMDALVLEQNTHKAGYVETAQTVRLCYSLTGISTLAGVEDYTEGIYDGNPSEDFCATQRRQHEYLLDELNAGPGFRLLEIGCGLGTLLAAARKRGINATGVTISEDQWAACRAKGLSVVLSDYRELPLHLKGNFDGIIANGALEHFCQPEDALEGLQDRIYREMFRIFSSLLDPASRSQRVVTTALHFRGKPVEPFKFLKSPFLQLFDSAGLHFSILHRGYGGYYPAEGQLERCARDKFALIREVDGTQDYGFTAEDWLRKFRCALFRDFRFSAALARHFISNPIHTLWFAASFIGPASQLWQFRGAQTPVRHFRHTWQAV